One window from the genome of Halomicrobium zhouii encodes:
- a CDS encoding HalX domain-containing protein: protein MDRTYLDDAEVGIGTRNDAVLVCVTDGTERARLASVLRQDYPVRTADSESDALASLDGNVTVLVVDETSDEFTLDHLVETGTERDCRFQVAAIADAPVAESLRDRCDGVVEKPIDDQTLRTTVRWLHRRGRYDRTLATYYALSERYAELVTGTDATADELASVEEQLARLREELDDVGDSLEDGDAFEVALSRD, encoded by the coding sequence ATGGATAGGACATATCTAGACGACGCCGAAGTCGGTATCGGTACGAGGAACGACGCGGTGCTGGTGTGTGTGACCGACGGGACCGAGCGGGCACGGCTGGCGTCGGTGCTCAGGCAGGACTACCCGGTCCGGACGGCCGACTCCGAGTCCGACGCGCTCGCCAGTCTGGACGGCAACGTCACCGTCCTCGTCGTCGACGAGACGAGCGACGAATTCACCCTCGACCACCTGGTCGAGACGGGCACGGAGCGCGACTGTCGCTTCCAGGTCGCGGCTATCGCCGACGCGCCCGTCGCCGAGTCGCTCCGCGACCGGTGTGACGGGGTCGTCGAGAAACCGATCGACGACCAGACGCTCCGGACCACGGTCCGGTGGCTCCACCGTCGCGGCCGGTACGACCGGACGCTCGCGACGTACTACGCGCTCTCGGAACGCTACGCCGAACTCGTGACGGGTACTGACGCGACCGCCGACGAACTGGCCTCCGTCGAGGAGCAACTCGCCCGGCTTCGCGAGGAACTCGACGACGTCGGCGACTCGCTGGAAGACGGCGACGCCTTCGAGGTCGCACTGTCCCGGGACTGA
- a CDS encoding DUF7504 family protein, producing MTGFPHLDQAALDDATNILLVAPEVGQSVESLFAELLVSLESPPDHVVGVTMSKSPWDFLEPWRRSFPRGSTSFSFVSTDGISRSVAAADTSDDAGTGSDVTHVDDVLPVEAFGQTVADEVADHGAGTAMCFYSLTDLLEYVDVETAFDFLHVVLSRVRRNGARGVYHVDADVHDPATLVKLSTLFDLVVQFDRNRPPGGTGTPTGGPT from the coding sequence ATGACCGGCTTCCCCCACCTCGACCAGGCGGCCCTCGACGACGCGACGAACATCCTCCTCGTCGCACCGGAAGTCGGCCAGTCCGTCGAGTCGCTCTTCGCCGAACTGCTGGTATCGCTCGAATCACCGCCGGACCACGTCGTCGGCGTGACGATGTCGAAGTCCCCGTGGGACTTCCTGGAGCCGTGGCGACGGTCGTTCCCGCGCGGGTCGACGTCGTTCTCGTTCGTCTCGACCGACGGTATCTCGCGGTCGGTGGCCGCCGCGGACACCAGCGACGACGCCGGGACGGGTTCGGACGTCACGCACGTCGACGACGTCCTCCCCGTCGAGGCGTTCGGTCAGACCGTCGCCGACGAGGTGGCCGACCACGGCGCCGGCACGGCGATGTGTTTCTACTCGCTGACCGACCTGCTGGAGTACGTCGACGTGGAGACGGCCTTCGACTTCCTCCACGTCGTCCTCTCGCGCGTGCGACGCAACGGCGCCCGCGGCGTCTACCACGTCGACGCCGACGTCCACGACCCGGCGACGCTCGTCAAGCTGTCGACGCTGTTCGACCTCGTCGTCCAGTTCGACCGGAACCGGCCCCCTGGTGGTACCGGGACTCCCACAGGGGGTCCGACGTGA
- a CDS encoding DUF7089 family protein: MFTERPLDGEVATVRERHAPDAVVLDCERDFETLDPAVAEDLLLLTDSVDPLSYPDHWVPADAPEPLHRLASTQFTVGMPGDGGVAWAGSSDGGEDEHTASGEGRPARHGQTTPPVVLVKPRLEGSPEDFVDFLLAEAFVEVGLGLPEHFLGFFEDRYADLADAVGDRLDPAGTYQLAAALFDAYVGLHTREVFADWEGDLPRLHAAWVDAGQRLEPRLSDLSEEVAMGRTDFAAAAELACSAVKHDIELPTPFAALDTQAYREYGAEYAVTWAEKTVDSLD; this comes from the coding sequence ATGTTCACCGAGCGTCCCCTCGACGGCGAGGTGGCGACGGTCCGGGAGCGCCACGCCCCGGATGCGGTCGTCCTCGACTGCGAGCGCGACTTCGAGACGCTCGACCCTGCGGTCGCCGAGGACCTCCTCCTCCTGACCGACTCGGTCGACCCGCTCTCCTACCCCGACCACTGGGTGCCCGCCGACGCCCCCGAACCGCTCCACCGGCTGGCCTCGACCCAGTTCACCGTCGGCATGCCCGGCGACGGCGGCGTCGCCTGGGCTGGCTCGTCCGACGGCGGAGAGGACGAGCATACGGCGAGCGGGGAGGGACGACCCGCGAGGCACGGCCAGACGACCCCGCCCGTCGTCCTGGTCAAGCCCCGCCTCGAAGGCTCGCCGGAGGACTTCGTGGACTTCCTGCTGGCCGAGGCGTTCGTCGAGGTGGGTCTGGGCCTCCCCGAGCACTTCCTGGGGTTCTTCGAGGACCGCTACGCCGACCTCGCCGACGCCGTCGGCGACCGGCTCGACCCCGCCGGGACCTACCAGCTCGCCGCCGCGCTGTTCGACGCCTACGTCGGCCTCCATACCAGGGAGGTCTTCGCCGACTGGGAAGGCGACCTCCCCCGCCTCCACGCCGCCTGGGTCGACGCCGGGCAGCGACTCGAACCCCGGCTCTCGGACCTGAGCGAGGAGGTCGCGATGGGCCGCACCGACTTCGCCGCCGCGGCGGAACTGGCCTGTTCGGCGGTGAAGCACGATATCGAACTGCCGACTCCCTTCGCCGCGCTCGACACGCAGGCCTACCGCGAGTACGGCGCCGAGTACGCCGTCACCTGGGCCGAGAAGACCGTCGATTCGCTGGACTAG
- a CDS encoding MATE family efflux transporter, whose product MVRDVPRRLVEGFPALLARLGLVEREKATEALDLAAPVMVTGGLRILLRIADFAMVGLALGDAAIAGLELGFQYYFVGFGLSLAITSGTISVVSRLQGAGESARANLAVKQSLWLGLAISVPLTLVSWFHAPALVGVLTDDPDAIRNGATYLSIVMIALVPRFWSMIAARALAGSADTRTPMYVRLLTLPTNIALNAVLIFGLGPAPALGIAGAAIGTVVANALAGAVFFALLVSGRYVVTLDLGGRQFDLGLLTEIVRVALPLTGMRLLQTFARFPFLFVLGTLGTPVVAAYAIGNRVMQLALMPAWGYSTAASTLVGQHVGSGDDRSATDYGWQTLRIALVTQLIIAVVVVTLARPIAAAFGTENPDLTVQFVRAFALGVAGFSVSRTMRGSLRGAGDTRWPLYGTVLGAYVYRLPVAFLALPAGFAVTVPLVGVTLAPGLGWGLPAVYAAIVGDFYLKAAVNTGRFWSGKWRDVARASGVGAGAGDD is encoded by the coding sequence ATGGTCCGCGACGTCCCGCGTCGGCTCGTCGAAGGATTTCCCGCGCTCCTCGCGCGCCTCGGCCTCGTAGAGCGAGAGAAGGCCACCGAAGCGCTGGATCTCGCCGCGCCGGTGATGGTCACCGGCGGACTCCGGATCCTCCTGCGCATCGCCGACTTCGCGATGGTGGGGCTGGCACTCGGCGACGCCGCGATCGCCGGCCTCGAACTCGGGTTCCAGTACTACTTCGTCGGCTTCGGGCTCTCGCTTGCGATCACGTCGGGGACGATCAGCGTCGTCTCCCGGCTCCAGGGCGCGGGCGAATCGGCCCGGGCCAACCTGGCGGTCAAGCAGTCGCTGTGGCTCGGCCTCGCCATCTCCGTCCCGCTCACGCTCGTCTCGTGGTTCCACGCGCCGGCGCTGGTCGGCGTGCTCACCGACGACCCGGACGCCATCCGGAACGGCGCGACCTACCTCTCTATCGTGATGATCGCGCTCGTCCCGCGCTTCTGGAGCATGATCGCCGCGCGAGCGCTGGCCGGCAGCGCGGACACGCGCACGCCGATGTACGTCCGCCTGCTCACCCTTCCCACCAACATCGCGCTCAACGCGGTACTCATCTTCGGGCTGGGCCCCGCTCCCGCGCTCGGCATCGCCGGCGCGGCCATCGGCACCGTCGTCGCCAACGCGCTCGCCGGGGCGGTCTTCTTCGCGCTGCTGGTCTCCGGGCGCTACGTGGTCACCCTCGACCTCGGCGGGCGGCAGTTCGACCTCGGACTCCTCACCGAAATCGTCCGCGTCGCGCTGCCGCTGACCGGGATGCGCCTGCTCCAGACGTTCGCCCGCTTCCCCTTCCTGTTCGTGCTGGGGACGCTCGGGACGCCCGTCGTCGCGGCTTACGCCATCGGCAACCGGGTGATGCAACTCGCGCTGATGCCCGCCTGGGGCTACTCGACGGCGGCGAGCACGCTCGTCGGCCAGCACGTCGGCTCCGGCGACGACCGGTCGGCGACGGACTACGGCTGGCAGACCCTGCGCATCGCGCTGGTGACCCAGCTGATCATCGCCGTCGTCGTGGTGACGCTCGCCCGCCCCATCGCCGCCGCCTTCGGCACCGAGAACCCCGACCTGACGGTGCAGTTCGTCCGGGCGTTCGCGCTGGGCGTCGCCGGCTTCAGCGTCTCGCGGACGATGCGCGGGAGCCTGCGCGGCGCAGGCGACACCCGCTGGCCGCTCTACGGGACCGTCCTGGGGGCCTACGTCTACCGCCTCCCCGTGGCCTTCCTCGCGCTCCCGGCCGGCTTCGCCGTGACCGTCCCCCTCGTCGGCGTCACGCTGGCCCCCGGACTCGGCTGGGGCCTGCCCGCCGTCTACGCCGCCATCGTCGGCGACTTCTACCTCAAGGCCGCCGTCAACACCGGCCGGTTCTGGTCGGGGAAGTGGCGCGACGTGGCCCGGGCCTCTGGCGTCGGCGCGGGCGCCGGTGACGACTGA
- a CDS encoding plastocyanin/azurin family copper-binding protein — MSDPTLTRRRMAALAGASAASLAGCSGILNDSSPEEATDAGSGGDGSGGAGSDGADDETGAGDDGSGGGGDGSDSGSGGDNTDGSDATETETIPLQSEPRDSLTVSMVAGEDGTKLQFDPPLVWVETGGTVTWGLESGNHSATAYHPDNDRPQRIPEDASSFDSGVLAESNPTFEHTFETPGVYDYYCEPHRANGMVGTVVVGRPDPDGQPGLADPQDELLDAASESITKLNERTRTLLEDAD; from the coding sequence ATGTCCGACCCGACGCTGACGCGACGCCGGATGGCCGCCCTGGCCGGTGCCTCCGCCGCGTCGCTGGCCGGCTGTAGCGGGATACTGAACGACTCGTCGCCCGAGGAGGCGACCGACGCCGGAAGCGGTGGCGACGGGAGTGGCGGCGCAGGGAGTGACGGCGCCGACGACGAGACTGGCGCCGGTGACGACGGGAGCGGCGGTGGCGGTGACGGGTCCGATTCGGGGAGCGGCGGCGACAACACCGACGGCTCCGACGCAACGGAAACCGAGACCATCCCGCTGCAGTCGGAACCCAGGGACAGTCTCACGGTCTCGATGGTGGCGGGCGAAGACGGCACGAAACTCCAGTTCGACCCGCCGCTGGTCTGGGTGGAGACTGGCGGCACGGTCACCTGGGGCCTCGAGAGCGGGAATCACTCGGCGACGGCCTACCACCCCGACAACGACCGCCCGCAGCGGATCCCCGAGGACGCGTCGTCCTTCGACAGCGGGGTGCTGGCGGAGTCGAACCCGACCTTCGAGCACACGTTCGAGACGCCCGGCGTCTACGACTACTACTGCGAGCCCCACCGGGCCAACGGCATGGTCGGGACGGTCGTCGTCGGCCGGCCGGACCCGGACGGGCAGCCCGGCCTCGCCGACCCCCAGGACGAACTGCTCGACGCCGCCAGCGAGTCGATCACGAAGCTGAACGAGCGAACGCGGACGCTCCTGGAGGACGCGGATTGA
- a CDS encoding DUF7503 family protein produces the protein MSQTESKTAAFLESHPKLLGALFMALVLLTQAGAAAGAIAGATAGP, from the coding sequence ATGAGCCAGACAGAATCCAAAACGGCCGCGTTCCTCGAATCGCACCCCAAGCTCCTCGGCGCGCTGTTCATGGCGCTCGTCCTGCTGACCCAGGCCGGCGCGGCGGCAGGTGCCATCGCCGGCGCGACCGCGGGACCCTAG
- a CDS encoding outer membrane protein assembly factor BamB family protein: MPTRRTFIGTIGAAIGATGFATAVSGQTSNGSSQRNGATSAADPTDWPRFKFDSGNTGYNPAGTAPQTAPETLWTAENGLYGDQTQDPCVAGGLVYDARQSANDQTPGVWAFDAESGEEVWSAELTQTPRTIVAADGSLHVATGMRLIKLDAETGERLGQRLTADEIDATPPVVAPPAVADGTLYVLNNDRNTITAVDVESYDQLWQTDRNVDETPPAVAGGSVFFESDHRVAELDATDGSEQRVFEFDLVTAPVVSDGVLYAATEGALDAYDLDSGDRIWRYVSDEVRRYYPTSPVVDDDRVYVSDSHPNTPLVALDAATGSVEWRFTDDAACGRRDWEPGVARVGDLLVAANSKGTFYGIDPSSGEMRWRYHTDAVDPWSSRTLVDFAVADGHIYAQFHGENGTYDEIHAIGVAEGSE; this comes from the coding sequence ATGCCCACACGAAGGACATTCATCGGAACGATCGGTGCGGCGATCGGCGCGACCGGCTTCGCCACGGCGGTGTCAGGACAGACGAGCAACGGCTCGAGCCAACGGAACGGTGCGACTTCGGCGGCCGACCCCACCGACTGGCCCCGGTTCAAGTTCGACAGCGGCAACACCGGCTACAATCCGGCGGGGACGGCACCCCAGACGGCACCGGAAACGCTGTGGACCGCCGAAAACGGGCTATACGGGGATCAAACCCAGGACCCCTGCGTCGCCGGCGGGCTGGTGTACGACGCCCGCCAGAGCGCCAACGACCAGACCCCCGGAGTCTGGGCGTTCGACGCCGAGTCGGGTGAGGAAGTCTGGAGCGCCGAACTCACCCAGACCCCCCGAACGATCGTCGCGGCGGACGGATCGCTCCACGTCGCAACGGGCATGCGCCTGATAAAGCTCGACGCCGAGACGGGCGAGCGACTCGGACAGCGACTGACGGCCGACGAAATCGATGCCACGCCGCCCGTCGTCGCCCCACCGGCAGTCGCCGACGGAACGCTCTACGTCCTCAACAACGACCGGAACACGATCACCGCAGTCGACGTAGAGAGCTACGACCAGCTGTGGCAGACCGACCGGAACGTGGACGAGACACCACCGGCCGTCGCCGGCGGGTCCGTGTTCTTCGAATCAGACCACCGCGTCGCGGAACTCGACGCCACGGACGGCAGCGAGCAGCGCGTCTTCGAATTCGATCTCGTCACGGCCCCGGTCGTGTCCGACGGGGTGCTCTACGCGGCCACCGAAGGGGCGCTCGACGCGTACGACCTCGACTCGGGCGACCGCATCTGGCGCTACGTGTCTGACGAAGTACGCCGCTACTATCCGACCTCGCCGGTCGTCGACGACGACCGCGTCTACGTGTCAGACAGCCATCCCAACACGCCACTCGTCGCACTCGACGCCGCCACCGGGTCCGTCGAGTGGCGCTTCACGGACGATGCGGCCTGCGGAAGGCGGGACTGGGAGCCCGGTGTCGCTCGCGTCGGTGACCTCCTCGTCGCGGCGAACAGCAAGGGGACGTTCTACGGTATCGACCCGTCGTCCGGCGAGATGCGCTGGCGGTACCATACCGACGCTGTCGACCCGTGGTCGAGCCGCACCCTCGTCGATTTCGCCGTCGCAGACGGCCACATCTACGCCCAGTTCCACGGCGAGAACGGCACGTACGACGAGATCCACGCCATCGGGGTGGCGGAGGGAAGCGAGTAA
- a CDS encoding HIT family protein — protein sequence MDSDCIFCQIVAGDIPANVVAETDDAIAFLDANPLAPGHTLVIPKEHYHRLNDVPDDVAAEVLGLVHEVVPAVEAAVDAPATTVAFNNGEEAGQEVPHVHGHIVPRSGDDGQRPIHALFEDRPGVGDEEMNEIAAAIQAER from the coding sequence ATGGACTCGGACTGCATCTTCTGTCAGATCGTGGCCGGCGACATCCCGGCCAACGTCGTGGCCGAGACGGACGACGCGATCGCCTTCCTCGACGCCAACCCGCTGGCGCCGGGGCACACCCTGGTCATCCCGAAAGAGCACTACCACCGACTGAACGACGTGCCCGACGACGTCGCGGCCGAGGTGCTGGGGCTGGTCCACGAGGTCGTCCCGGCCGTCGAGGCGGCGGTCGACGCGCCCGCGACGACGGTGGCGTTCAACAACGGCGAGGAGGCCGGCCAGGAGGTGCCTCACGTTCACGGGCACATCGTCCCGCGGTCCGGCGACGACGGCCAGCGGCCGATCCACGCCCTCTTCGAAGACCGGCCGGGCGTCGGCGACGAGGAGATGAACGAGATCGCCGCGGCCATCCAGGCCGAGCGGTGA